One Aphidius gifuensis isolate YNYX2018 linkage group LG5, ASM1490517v1, whole genome shotgun sequence genomic region harbors:
- the LOC122856746 gene encoding flocculation protein FLO11-like isoform X1 — translation MNYFWLFIVVISITQFRFIEANDKFREDIEIDASIDIEISDESESSEEDASEIEIPTECPKVDPIDETIHLACDYDCTKFYKCDHGKQVLMECPLMNSKGERLHFNPRLQVCDWPNQAGCKLKDNSTQKPTTTTTEEPCDDDETMTKKPTTTTTTEEPCDDDETTTKKPTTTTTEEPCDDDETTTKKPTTTTTEEPCDDDDKTTTAQQPTTTTASTSTSSASPTEGTTAQQPNTTSAATEIPTEGPSTSGGSTESSATSKPTEASTTGSSEVTSSSPLEEKTTQQPAVSTESPELTTSSSVSSGSSSSSPTEAATTEQPNNATEASSTESNETSSASPTTEESASQQPGVTSESPEVTTSSASPNSTSSESVTTEGSGEEETTSQSSPTEPSETSSGSPTEKSTSSQPSTSQEPEITSSSAPGSTPELPTEEPQPSTTSKGTEASSSGPSEITTEQSSSEEPTSTISESTESATTEESSGITGNPTEGSGSSSSTESATTEEPEGSTEEPSTTPGEIPSSEGPDITSSPIESTTYEESEASSSAPSSASPGSSESTTTEKSSTEPSENSSTEPNETSSSSAASPTGESTSEQPSTSEQPEISSAAPEITSSSPIESTTSEESSGTEPSESSSASPTGESTSELPSTSEQPEITSSSPIESTTSEESPGTEPSESSSSNPTSSESSESTTTEKSQNNETTARPSSTESSEEASSSPVEESTSEQPNPTSEEPEGTSPASGSSSTSESSSTEPSESSSSNPTSPESSESSTTEESPNNETTARPSSTESNEGSSSSPVEETTSEQPGTSEEPEGTSPASGSTSSSPSEITTTEEPSSEGPTEESTSQQPVESSTSEESSSTEPSESSSTSSTSSESSEPTTKSSSTESNEGSSSSPTEEPTSQQPGTSEEPSSEGPTEESTSQQPIESTTSEESSGTEPSESSSSNPTSSESSESTTTEESQSNTTTTRPTSTESSEESSSSPVEESTSVQPNASTEAPEITTNDYESNKTSTISPDTPQTCTIDTIQLLLPYKPDCSQFYNCKKGKLTLQNCPGGLHFDFVRQICVWPWETTCNSEQPTTSNTPTRKPNTKCPKDNSKDGELYSHECSCSKYYLCSNGNLILQECEDGLDFNPTTGSCDSPLNAGCSSLSKPTTSVPPPTISPPTTTTAILPTKCPAGNSSLRLPHPHNCTLYYKCKNGKKQLECCPDDLQFNSITQQCENPDTAGCKPRITTLPVITNSTKVCECPLDKLLTWIEHETHSHMYYECNEGLKILKKCLEGLQFNPLRLVCDSSGSTDIDNGCVGKCPSRNPTNTVFLVNTECNKFCKCSNGVPYVYRCPSHLHFNPVEQVCDYPHRAGCTGNAR, via the exons atgaATT atttctGGCTTTTTATTGTGGTAATATCCATTACACAATTTAGATTTATCGAggcaaatgataaatttagaGAAGATATTGAGATTGATGCATCTATAGATATTGAAATTTCGGATGAAAGTGAAAGTAGTGAAGAAGATGCAAGTGAAATTGAAATACCAACAGAATGTCCAAAAGTTGATCCAATAGATGAAACAATTCATCTTGCTTGTGATTATGATTGtacaaaattttacaaatgtgATCATGGAAAACAAGTATTAATGGAATGTCCTTTGATGAATTCAAAGGGTGAAAGATTACATTTTAATCCTAGACTTCAAGTTTGTGATTGGCCGAATCAAGCTGGTTGTAAGCTAAAGGATAACTCAACTCAAAAACcaacaacaactacaacaGAAGAGCCATGTGATGACGATGAAACAATGACGAAaaaaccaacaacaacaacaaccacagaAGAGCCATGTGACGATGATGAAACAACtacaaaaaaaccaacaacaactacaacaGAAGAGccatgtgatgatgatgaaacaactacaaaaaaaccaacaacaactacaacaGAAGAAccatgtgatgatgatgataaaacaacGACTGCACAACAGCCAACAACGACAACAGCATCAACAAGTACATCATCAGCTAGTCCCACTGAAGGAACTACTGCACAGCAGCCAAACACAACTTCTGCAGCAACTGAAATTCCTACAGAAGGACCAAGTACTTCAGGTGGATCAACAGAATCATCAGCAACAAGTAAACCAACTGAAGCTTCGACCACTGGATCAAGTGAAGTAACATCATCAAGTCCGTTAGAAGAAAAAACTACTCAACAGCCAGCTGTATCAACTGAAAGCCCAGAATTAACTACTTCGTCTTCAGTAAGTTCTGGTTCATCATCGTCCAGTCCAACTGAAGCAGCTACAACTGAGCAACCAAATAATGCAACTGAAGCTTCATCAACTGAATCAAATGAAACATCATCAGCAAGTCCAACAACAGAAGAATCTGCATCTCAACAACCAGGCGTTACATCTGAAAGTCCCGAAGTAACTACATCATCAGCAAGTCCAAATTCAACATCATCTGAATCAGTAACAACTGAGGGATCAGGTGAAGAAGAAACGACGAGCCAATCTTCTCCAACTGAGCCAAGTGAAACATCATCAGGAAGCCCTACAGAAAAATCAACATCTTCACAGCCAAGTACATCTCAAGAACCAGAAATTACTTCTTCTTCTGCACCAGGCTCAACACCAGAATTGCCAACTGAAGAACCACAACCAAGTACAACGTCTAAGGGAACTGAGGCATCATCATCTGGTCCATCTGAAATAACAACAGAACAGTCATCTTCAGAAGAGCCAACTTCAACGATATCTGAATCAACCGAGTCAGCTACTACCGAAGAATCATCTGGAATAACAGGAAATCCTACTGAAGGTTCaggttcatcatcatcaacagaaTCAGCTACAACAGAAGAGCCAGAGGGTTCAACTGAAGAACCAAGCACAACCCCGGGAGAAATTCCATCATCAGAAGGACCAGATATAACTTCAAGCCCGATTGAATCCACTACATATGAAGAATCTGAAGCTTCTTCTTCAGCACCAAGCTCAGCATCACCTGGATCAAGTGAATCAACAACGACAGAAAAATCATCAACTGAGCCAAGTGAAAATTCATCAACTGAGCCAAAtgaaacatcatcatcatcagcagcaAGCCCAACAGGAGAATCAACATCTGAACAACCAAGTACATCTGAACAACCTGAAATTTCATCTGCAGCACCAGAAATAACATCATCTAGTCCAATTGAATCAACAACATCAGAAGAATCATCTGGCACTGAGCCATCAGAATCTTCATCAGCAAGCCCAACAGGAGAATCAACATCTGAACTACCAAGTACATCTGAACAACCTGAAATAACATCATCTAGTCCAATTGAATCAACAACATCAGAAGAATCACCCGGCACCGAGCCATCAGaatcttcatcatcaaatcCAACATCATCTGAATCAAGTGAATCAACAACGACAGAAAAATCACAGAATAATGAGACAACAGCCAGACCATCTTCAACTGAATCAAGTGAAGAGGCATCATCCAGTCCAGTAGAAGAGTCTACATCCGAACAACCAAATCCGACATCTGAAGAACCTGAAGGTACTTCTCCAGCATCAGGCTCTTCTTCTACATCAGAATCATCCAGCACTGAGCCATCAGaatcttcatcatcaaatcCAACGTCACCTGAATCAAGTGAATCATCAACGACAGAAGAATCACCAAATAATGAGACAACAGCTAGACCATCTTCAACTGAATCGAATGAGGGCTCATCATCCAGTCCAGTAGAAGAAACTACATCTGAACAACCAGGTACATCTGAAGAACCAGAAGGTACTTCTCCAGCATCAGGTTCAACGTCCTCTTCTCCATCAGAAATAACGACAACAGAAGAACCATCATCTGAGGGTCCAACTGAAGAATCAACATCTCAACAACCTGTTGAATCAAGTACATCAGAAGAATCATCTAGTACTGAGCCATCAGAATCTTCATCAACAAGTTCAACATCGTCTGAATCAAGTGAACCAACAACCAAATCCTCTTCAACTGAATCAAATGAAGGGTCATCATCTAGTCCAACAGAAGAACCAACATCTCAACAACCAGGTACATCTGAAGAACCATCATCTGAGGGTCCAACTGAGGAATCAACATCTCAACAACCTATTGAATCAACAACATCAGAAGAATCATCTGGCACCGAGCCATCAGaatcttcatcatcaaatcCAACATCATCTGAATCAAGTGAATCAACAACAACTGAAGAATCCCAGagtaatacaacaacaactagACCAACTTCAACTGAATCAAGTGAAGAGTCATCATCCAGTCCAGTCGAAGAATCTACATCTGTACAGCCAAATGCCTCAACTGAAGCACCTGAAATTACAACAAATGATTATGAATCCaataaaacatcaacaatttCTCCAGATACACCACAAACATGTACCATTGATACAATACAATTACTTTTACCTTATAAACCTGACTGtagtcaattttataattgtaaaaaaggaaaattaacTCTTCAAAATTGTCCAGGAGGTTTACACTTTGATTTTGTACGTCAAATTTGTGTTTGGCCATGGGAAACAACTTGTAATTCCGAGCAACCAACAACATCAAATACACCAACACGAAAACCAAATACAAAATGTCCAAAAGATAATTCAAAAGATGGTGAATTATATTCACATGAATGTAGTTGTAGCAAGTATTATCTTTGTTCAAATGGTAATTTAATTCTTCAAGAGTGTGAAGATGGTTTAGATTTTAATCCAACAACTGGCTCATGTGATTCACCATTAAATGCTGGATGTTCTTCTTTATCAAAGCCAACAACATCAGTACCACCACCAACAATATCACCacccacaacaacaacagcaatacTTCCAACAAAATGTCCAGCAGGAAATTCATCTCTTCGTTTACCTCATCCACATAATTGTACACTTTATTACAAAtgtaaaaatggaaaaaaacagCTAGAATGTTGTCCAGatgatttacaatttaattcaataactCAACAATGTGAAAATCCAGATACTGCTGGTTGTAAACCAAGAATAACAACTCTCCCAGTAAtaacaaattcaacaaaagTATGTGAATGTccacttgataaattattaacatggaTTGAACATGAAACACATAGTCACATGTATTATGAATGTAATGAAGgactgaaaatattaaaaaaatgtcttgaaGGTTTACAATTTAATCCACTACGTCTTGTTTGTGATTCATCAGGATCAACAGATATTGACAATGGTTGCGTTGGTAAATGTCCAAGTAGAAATCCAACAAATACAGTATTTTTAGTCAATACAGAATGTAATAAATTCTGTAAATGCAGCAATGGTGTACCATATGTTTACAGATGTCCATCACATCTTCATTTTAATCCAGTTGAACAAGTTTGTGATTATCCACACAGAGCTGGATGCACTGGAAAtgcaagataa